One stretch of Excalfactoria chinensis isolate bCotChi1 chromosome 2, bCotChi1.hap2, whole genome shotgun sequence DNA includes these proteins:
- the TCAIM gene encoding T-cell activation inhibitor, mitochondrial isoform X1, whose product MFCCLRVVRRLCLEKILLQCIIQSRTLSGADAIHALKPFYFAVHPDFFGQHPKERAVNENSLKRLNGYLENLQKPGFHSFKPTQLTFYVREREPNSSNVQESFGTSGFRAVSFTLHTRDLLSTVLDILNSCSLSTEHIQSLSVNSQPHKEAKSTLNRPIKWDKTYYSFTGFKDPEEELDQAQRVETTLTSWLDDNEANAVIKLKKSLPLREELERLKFELSHQLQLSDIRWQRSWGIAHRCSQLHSLGRLVQQRPEVLKNVKGRTVVFTDRSGMSAAGHVMLGTMDVHHHWTKVFERLPNYYKLQERLLFLEDRISQLLGGIQVIYVEELQPLLTLEEYYDTLDSFYNKLLDSRLPFHPQSLRGLQMILESDRYTPSLHEFGHFTIPTVCDPATLRWFIIAKAQEARENLKRREEMMITEKELIDSSAEKFSLDRLYKEPSVTSAQMIDCCKRLLQESLPYLQGMHLCISHFYSVLQDGDLCIPWNWKS is encoded by the exons atgttttgctgtttgagaGTTGTGAGAAG GTTATGTCTGGAGAAGATATTGCTACAGTGCATTATTCAGTCAAGAACTTTGTCAGGAGCTGATGCCATCCATGCTCTCAAACCTTTCTACTTTGCTGTGCATCCAGATTTCTTTGGCCAGCATCCCAAAGAGAGG gcaGTAAATGAAAACTCTCTGAAGAGGTTAAATGGCTACTTGGAGAATCTGCAGAAACCAGGGTTTCACTCCTTTAAGCCAACTCAGCTTACCTTTTATGTAAGAGAAAGAGAACCAAACTCTTCTAATGTTCAAGAATCCTTCGGTACCTCAG GGTTTCGAGCGGTCAGTTTTACTCTACACACACGAGATCTCCTGAGCACAGTATTAGATATTCTCAACTCCTGCAGTTTATCTACGGAGCATATTCAGAGTTTGAGTGTGAACTCTCAGCCCCATAAGGAAGCAAAAAGCACACTGAACAGACCTATCAAATGGGATAAGACTTACTATTCGTTTACTGGATTCAAGGATCCTGAGGAAGAACTAGACCAAGCCCAAAGAGTGGAAACAACTTTAAC atccTGGTTGGATGATAATGAAGCGAATGCAGTTATCAAGCTGAAGAAGAGTTTGCCGCTTAGAGAAGAACTAGAACGTTTAAAGTTTGAACTCTCTcatcagctccagctctcagaTATCAG gTGGCAGAGGAGCTGGGGTATTGCTCATCGCTGTAGCCAGCTGCACAGTCTAGGTCGCTTAGTACAACAGAGACCTGAAGTATTAAAGAATGTCAAAG GACGCACAGTGGTTTTCACAGACCGCTCAGGTATGAGCGCAGCAGGCCACGTGATGCTGGGGACCATGGATGTTCACCATCACTGGACCAAA GTTTTTGAGAGGTTGCCAAATTATTATAAACTTCAGGAAAGGCTGCTGTTCTTGGAAGATCGGATAAGCCAACTTCTGGGAGGCATACAAGTAATATATGTAGAAGAGCTGCAACCCCTCTTGACTCTCGAAGAGTACTATGACACTCTGGACTCTTTCTATAACAAACTACTTGACAGTCGACTGCCTTTTCATCCACAGAGTCTGAGAGGCTTGCAAATGATTCTAGAAAG TGATAGATACACACCAAGCTTACATGAATTTGGACACTTCACCATCCCAACAGTCTGTGATCCAGCAACCCTTCGATGGTTTATTATTGCCAAAGCGCAGGAAGCAAGAGAGAAtctgaaaagaagggaaga GATGATGATCACAGAAAAAGAGCTGATAGATAGTTCTGCTGAGAAGTTTTCTTTGGATCGGCTGTATAAGGAGCCCAGCGTCACCAGCGCGCAGATGATAGATTGTTGTAAGCGACTGCTGCAAGAATCATTACCGTACCTACAAGGCATGCACCTTTGCATTTCACATTTCTACTCCGTGCTGCAGGATGGAGACCTGTGTATACCTTGGAACTGGAAAAGCTGA
- the TCAIM gene encoding T-cell activation inhibitor, mitochondrial isoform X2 produces MFCCLRVVRRLCLEKILLQCIIQSRTLSGADAIHALKPFYFAVHPDFFGQHPKERAVNENSLKRLNGYLENLQKPGFHSFKPTQLTFYVREREPNSSNVQESFGFRAVSFTLHTRDLLSTVLDILNSCSLSTEHIQSLSVNSQPHKEAKSTLNRPIKWDKTYYSFTGFKDPEEELDQAQRVETTLTSWLDDNEANAVIKLKKSLPLREELERLKFELSHQLQLSDIRWQRSWGIAHRCSQLHSLGRLVQQRPEVLKNVKGRTVVFTDRSGMSAAGHVMLGTMDVHHHWTKVFERLPNYYKLQERLLFLEDRISQLLGGIQVIYVEELQPLLTLEEYYDTLDSFYNKLLDSRLPFHPQSLRGLQMILESDRYTPSLHEFGHFTIPTVCDPATLRWFIIAKAQEARENLKRREEMMITEKELIDSSAEKFSLDRLYKEPSVTSAQMIDCCKRLLQESLPYLQGMHLCISHFYSVLQDGDLCIPWNWKS; encoded by the exons atgttttgctgtttgagaGTTGTGAGAAG GTTATGTCTGGAGAAGATATTGCTACAGTGCATTATTCAGTCAAGAACTTTGTCAGGAGCTGATGCCATCCATGCTCTCAAACCTTTCTACTTTGCTGTGCATCCAGATTTCTTTGGCCAGCATCCCAAAGAGAGG gcaGTAAATGAAAACTCTCTGAAGAGGTTAAATGGCTACTTGGAGAATCTGCAGAAACCAGGGTTTCACTCCTTTAAGCCAACTCAGCTTACCTTTTATGTAAGAGAAAGAGAACCAAACTCTTCTAATGTTCAAGAATCCTTCG GGTTTCGAGCGGTCAGTTTTACTCTACACACACGAGATCTCCTGAGCACAGTATTAGATATTCTCAACTCCTGCAGTTTATCTACGGAGCATATTCAGAGTTTGAGTGTGAACTCTCAGCCCCATAAGGAAGCAAAAAGCACACTGAACAGACCTATCAAATGGGATAAGACTTACTATTCGTTTACTGGATTCAAGGATCCTGAGGAAGAACTAGACCAAGCCCAAAGAGTGGAAACAACTTTAAC atccTGGTTGGATGATAATGAAGCGAATGCAGTTATCAAGCTGAAGAAGAGTTTGCCGCTTAGAGAAGAACTAGAACGTTTAAAGTTTGAACTCTCTcatcagctccagctctcagaTATCAG gTGGCAGAGGAGCTGGGGTATTGCTCATCGCTGTAGCCAGCTGCACAGTCTAGGTCGCTTAGTACAACAGAGACCTGAAGTATTAAAGAATGTCAAAG GACGCACAGTGGTTTTCACAGACCGCTCAGGTATGAGCGCAGCAGGCCACGTGATGCTGGGGACCATGGATGTTCACCATCACTGGACCAAA GTTTTTGAGAGGTTGCCAAATTATTATAAACTTCAGGAAAGGCTGCTGTTCTTGGAAGATCGGATAAGCCAACTTCTGGGAGGCATACAAGTAATATATGTAGAAGAGCTGCAACCCCTCTTGACTCTCGAAGAGTACTATGACACTCTGGACTCTTTCTATAACAAACTACTTGACAGTCGACTGCCTTTTCATCCACAGAGTCTGAGAGGCTTGCAAATGATTCTAGAAAG TGATAGATACACACCAAGCTTACATGAATTTGGACACTTCACCATCCCAACAGTCTGTGATCCAGCAACCCTTCGATGGTTTATTATTGCCAAAGCGCAGGAAGCAAGAGAGAAtctgaaaagaagggaaga GATGATGATCACAGAAAAAGAGCTGATAGATAGTTCTGCTGAGAAGTTTTCTTTGGATCGGCTGTATAAGGAGCCCAGCGTCACCAGCGCGCAGATGATAGATTGTTGTAAGCGACTGCTGCAAGAATCATTACCGTACCTACAAGGCATGCACCTTTGCATTTCACATTTCTACTCCGTGCTGCAGGATGGAGACCTGTGTATACCTTGGAACTGGAAAAGCTGA